One Mycolicibacterium parafortuitum DNA segment encodes these proteins:
- a CDS encoding GntR family transcriptional regulator, with protein sequence MRDRRHSAALFKAAVGRDAVSIVDELRRVILDGAVPPGTPIPVGEVAEMFGVSHIPVRESLKTLTAEGLVQHRQNSGYAVAQLTASELVEMYLVRETLESAAMAAAVVHASDSDRAHLAEVHETLQQALKFDDAQAYHRHSRQFHMALSRPSRMLRLVHMLESAWNITEPVQLMVHVEPQQRILLHEDHRVMLDAFLSGDAEALLAAAAVHNRRLNVVVESLPTDTGLVLGDR encoded by the coding sequence ATGCGGGATCGCCGACACTCCGCCGCGCTGTTCAAGGCGGCCGTCGGCCGGGACGCCGTGAGCATCGTCGACGAGCTGCGCCGGGTGATCCTCGACGGCGCCGTACCGCCCGGCACCCCGATCCCCGTCGGCGAGGTCGCCGAGATGTTCGGCGTCAGCCACATCCCGGTGCGGGAGAGCCTCAAGACCCTCACCGCCGAGGGACTGGTCCAGCACCGGCAGAACTCCGGCTACGCCGTCGCACAACTGACCGCCAGCGAACTCGTCGAGATGTATCTGGTCCGCGAGACGCTGGAGTCGGCGGCGATGGCGGCCGCGGTCGTCCACGCCAGCGACTCCGACCGCGCGCACCTGGCCGAGGTCCACGAAACCCTGCAGCAGGCACTGAAATTCGACGACGCCCAGGCCTACCACCGGCACAGCAGACAGTTTCACATGGCGCTGAGCCGGCCGTCGCGGATGCTGCGCCTGGTGCACATGCTCGAATCCGCTTGGAACATCACCGAACCCGTGCAGTTGATGGTGCACGTCGAGCCGCAACAGCGCATCCTGCTGCACGAGGACCACCGGGTGATGCTCGACGCGTTCCTCTCCGGCGACGCCGAAGCGCTGCTCGCCGCCGCCGCGGTCCACAACAGGCGCCTCAACGTCGTCGTCGAGTCACTGCCGACCGACACCGGCCTGGTACTCGGCGACCGGTAA
- a CDS encoding carotenoid oxygenase family protein — translation MTDTDESVAVDSSGEPSSTLFGTGEFFQVGNYAPVPGELSATDLPVEGAIPPEIDGWYLRNGPNPREATGHWFTGDGMIHGVRIENGRAAWYRNRWVRTDSFIDPFPVYNEDGTRNLRSSVANTHVVNHAGKTLALVESSLPYEITNDLETVGAYDFGGKLTDAMTAHPKICPTTGELHFFGYGNIFAPHVTYHRADANGELVIDRPLEVPALTMMHDFALTQNYVVFMDLPIVFNFDIAMRGEGDMPYRWDDAYGARFGLLRRDDPFGEVRWFDIDPCYVFHVANAHESGSTLVLQAVRYPELWRDNGGFDADGVMWTWRIDLGTGAVSEGPLDDRVVEFPRIDDRLATLPARYAVSVGDARLVRHDLTTGAAEEHRFGTPESPGGPGEAVFVPSASGPADESSGWYIAYVYDPARAGSDLVIIDASDFTGPPVARITLPQRVPYGFHGNWIPA, via the coding sequence ATGACCGATACCGACGAATCCGTAGCAGTCGACTCCTCGGGCGAGCCCTCGTCGACCCTCTTCGGGACCGGCGAGTTCTTCCAGGTCGGCAACTATGCGCCGGTTCCCGGCGAACTCAGCGCAACCGATCTCCCCGTCGAGGGCGCCATCCCGCCGGAGATCGACGGCTGGTATCTGCGGAACGGGCCGAACCCCCGCGAGGCGACCGGGCACTGGTTCACCGGAGACGGCATGATCCACGGCGTCCGCATCGAGAACGGGCGCGCGGCGTGGTATCGCAACCGCTGGGTGCGCACCGACAGCTTCATCGACCCGTTCCCGGTCTACAACGAGGACGGCACCCGAAATCTGCGCTCCAGCGTCGCGAACACCCACGTCGTCAACCATGCGGGCAAGACGCTGGCGCTCGTCGAATCCTCGCTGCCCTACGAGATCACCAACGACCTGGAGACCGTCGGCGCCTACGACTTCGGCGGCAAGCTCACCGACGCGATGACCGCGCATCCGAAGATCTGTCCGACCACCGGTGAACTGCACTTCTTCGGGTACGGCAACATATTCGCCCCGCACGTCACCTACCATCGCGCAGATGCCAACGGGGAGTTGGTGATCGACCGACCGCTCGAGGTCCCGGCGTTGACGATGATGCACGATTTCGCGCTGACGCAGAACTACGTCGTGTTCATGGACCTGCCGATCGTGTTCAACTTCGACATCGCGATGCGCGGCGAAGGCGACATGCCCTACCGGTGGGATGACGCCTATGGGGCCCGGTTCGGGCTCCTGCGCCGCGACGATCCGTTCGGCGAGGTGCGGTGGTTCGACATCGACCCGTGCTACGTATTCCACGTCGCCAACGCCCACGAATCCGGCTCCACGCTGGTGCTGCAGGCGGTGCGATATCCCGAACTGTGGCGGGACAACGGCGGATTCGACGCCGACGGGGTGATGTGGACGTGGCGGATCGACCTCGGCACCGGCGCGGTCAGTGAGGGCCCGCTCGACGATCGCGTCGTCGAGTTCCCCCGCATCGACGACCGGCTCGCGACCCTGCCCGCGCGCTACGCGGTGTCCGTCGGCGACGCGCGCCTGGTCCGGCACGACCTGACCACCGGTGCGGCCGAGGAACACCGGTTCGGCACCCCGGAATCTCCGGGCGGGCCGGGCGAAGCCGTCTTCGTGCCGTCGGCGTCCGGTCCGGCCGACGAGAGCAGCGGGTGGTACATCGCCTACGTCTACGACCCGGCGCGCGCCGGCAGCGATCTGGTGATCATCGACGCGTCCGATTTCACCGGCCCGCCGGTGGCGAGGATCACGCTGCCGCAACGGGTTCCGTACGGGTTCCACGGCAACTGGATACCGGCCTGA